ATCTTCGAGCGCAAGCCGCTGCCGACCTGGGGTGGGGACCTCTCCCATCTCCGGTTCGAGGACATCTACTACTACATCCGGCCGACCGACCGAAAGGGCCAGAGCTGGGACGAGGTACCCGAGACCATCAAGCGCACCTTCGACCGGCTGGGCATCCCCGAGGCCGAGCGCAAGTTCCTGGCCGGGGTGACGGCCCAGTACGAGTCCGAGGTGGTCTACCACAGCATCCGCCAGGAGCTCGAGCGCCAGGGGGTCATCTTCGTCGACACCGACACGGCGGTGCGCCAGTATCCCGACCTGGTGCGGGAGTACTTCGGCACCGTGGTGCCAGCGGCCGACAACAAGTTCGCTGCGCTCAACAGCGCGGTCTGGAGCGGGGGCAGCTTCATCTACGTGCCCGAGGGGGTGCGGGTGGAGATCCCGTTGCAGGCTTACTTCCGCATCAACGCGCGCAACATGGGGCAGTTCGAGCGGACTCTCATCATCGCCGAGCCGGGCAGCTTCGTGCACTACGTGGAGGGCTGCACCGCCCCCCAGTACACCACCGACTCGTTGCACGCGGCGGTCGTCGAGATCGTCGTCAAGCCGGGCGCCCGGGTGCGGTACACCACCATCCAGAACTGGTCCCACAACGTCTACAACCTGGTGACCAAGCGCGCGGCCGTGCACGGGGACGCCACCATGGAGTGGATCGACGGCAACCTGGGCAGCAAGCTGACCATGAAGTACCCGTCGGTCTACCTCATGGACAAGGGCGCCCGCGGCGAGGTGCTCTCCATCGCCCTGGCCGGGCCCCACCAGCACCAGGACGCCGGCGCCAAGGCGGTGCACCTGGCTCCCTACACGACGTCGACCATCACCAACAAGTCCATCTGCAAGGACGGGGGCCGCACCACCTACCGGGGCCTGGTGCACATCGCACCCGACGCCTACAAGAGCAAGAGCAAGGTCAACTGCGACGCGCTCATCTTCGACGACCGGTCCAAGACCGACACCATCCCCTACATCGAGGTGCTCAACAGCGACGTCCAGATGGAGCACGAAGCGACCGTCAGCAAGGTGAGCGAGGAGCAGCTCTTCTACCTGATGAGCCGGGGCATCCCCGAGCAGCAGGCGACGGCCATGATCGTGATGGGCTTCATCGAGCCCTTCGCCCGCCAGCTCCCGATGGAGTACGCGGTGGAACTCAACCGCCTCATCGAGATGGAGATGGAGGGCTCGGTGGGCTGAGGAGCGGAGGACGGCCGTGGAGGAGGGGCTGACCTTCGTGCTGCCCGTCTCCGAGCTGCCCCCGGGCAGCCGGCGCCGGGTGCGGGTCGGGGGCCGGACGCTGGCGCTGTGGCACACGCCACAAGGCATCTACGCCACCGACGACACGTGTACCCACGAACGCGCCAGCCTCAGCGAGGGAGACTTCGAGCCCGAGGCGGGCGTGGTCGCCTGTCCCGAGCACGGAGCCCGCTTCGACGTCCGGTCGGGCAAGGCCCTGACGTTGCCGGCCTACAAGCCCCTGCGCACCTACCCGGTGGAGGTGCACGACGGCCGGATCGCCGTCCGCCTCGAGGGCTGACGCCGGCTCCAGGAGCGAAGCGTCACGGGGGGCGGCCTGCCTGGCAGGGCCGCCCCTCTTGCGTCAGGTCCGCAGTACCAGAGGGGTTGGCCCGAGCGGTGCAGGAATAGACTCCATACCGGTCGCGCCCCGCTGGCGAGCAGGGGTGACGACGAGCAGGAGGCCGTCATGGGATCGACGCGAGCGCCGAGCGTGACAGCCGGGTGGGTGGCTCTCTTGCGTGAGCGTCTGAAGGGAGCGGTGCTGGTCGACGAGCCCATGTCGGCCCATACCGCCTTCCGCGTCGGGGGCCCCGCCGACGTCCTGGTCATCCCCGAAGGACGCGACGACCTGCGGTGGGCCCTGGAGGTGTGCGCCACCCACGGGATCCCCTTCACCGTCATCGGTCGGGGCAGCAACCTCCTCGTCAGCGACGATGGCATCGAGGGCGTCGTCATCAAGATCTCGAGGGGTCTCTCCCGCGTCCGGTGGGAGGGCACGTCCCTGGAGGCCGAGGCCGGCGCGCCCCTGCCGGCGGTGGCCTGGCAGGCGGCGAGCCGGGGGCTGTCGGGGCTGGAGTTTGGCGTCATGATCCCCGGGAGCGTCGGGGGCGCCGTCGTGATGAACGCCGGGGCCCACCATCACGCCATCAGCGCCGTGGTGCGGCAGGTCGAGTGCCTGGCGGCCACCGGCGAGATGACGACGCTGGATCGGGAGGCTCTGGGCTTCGACTACCGTACCAGCGTCTTGCAGGCGCGCCCGGAACTGGTGGTGGTCAGCGCCCGGCTGGAGCTCGCACCCCGCCCCCCGGAGGCCATCATGGTCCAGATGCAGGCCTACCTGGAGGCCCGGCGGCGCACCCAACCCCTGGGCGAGCCGGGCGCGGGCAGCATCTTCCGCAACCCGCCCGGCGACTACGCCGGCCGTCTCATCGAGCAGGCCGGCCTCAAGGGATGGCGACGGGGCGACGTCGAGATCTCCCCGGTCCATGCCAACTTCATCGTCAACAAGGGCCATGCCCGCTGCCGCGAGGTGCTGGAGGCCATACGCATGGTGCGCCAGGCGGTCCAGGCGCGCTTCGGCGTCCTGCTGCAGCTGGAGGTCAAGGTGATCGGCCGCTTCGCTAGCGACCCCCTGGCGTAGCCGGCAGGCGCAGCCGCCCGACCTCCTCGAGCAGCCGGGCCTCGGCGCGGCGCTCGACGAGCCGCGCCTCGGCCCGGGAGCCTACCGCGAGCGCCGTACCCGCCAGCATCAGGATCGACCCCACCCAGATCCAGTTGACCAGCGGGTTGACGTAAAGCTCGAAGGCGGCCCGGCTGCCGCCCTCCTCCCAGCCCGCCAGGGCGACGTAGACGTCGCCCTCCACGTGCCGGTAGACGGCCACCTCCGTGGTGGTGCCGAACTGGGCCATGTTGTCATCGTACAGGCGCCGCGCGGGCTCCAGGCTGGCGATGGGGCGGTCGCCGCGGAAGAGTCCCACCCGGGCGTAGACCTCGGTCGCGCCCGGCACGCGCCGCGAGGCGAGCCCCTCGTATCGCACGGTGTACCCGCCCAGGTGGCCCACCTGCCCGACAGCCAGCGAGAGGCTGGTGCGCGCCTGGAAGGCGGTCGACGCCAGGACCGCCACCGCCACCATGGCCACCCCGGCGTGAGCCAGCAGCCCACCGAGCCGGCTGCGGGCGCCGTCACGCCCGGCCAGCCCGCGGCCTCGCCGTCCCCTCACCCATCGCACCAGCTCGGCCAGCGCCACGGCCCCCGCCACGAAAGCGGCGGCGAAGCCCGTCAGCAGCGTGGGCCGGCGGAGCCCCCCGACCGCCAGGAGCGCGACGAAGAGCAGGACCCCGACCCCGACGGGCAGGAGGCGCCGGATCCAGGTCGCCGTGCGGCGCGCCCCATTGACCTGGGGCCGCCACGGCAGCACGAGACCCACGGCCATCAACAGCAGCATCAGCACCCACAGCGGTGCCGACACCCGCTCGAAGTACGGCGCCTGCAGCGTGATGCCCGGTCCGAAGAGGCGGCTCAGGATGGGCACCACCGTCCCGAACAGGACGGCGAAGGCCAGCGAGCTCAGCACGATGTTGCCCGCCACGAAGGCGCCCTCTCGGGAGGCCAGCGAGGCGATGGGCTGCCGGTCCTGCAGCCGGTCCCAGCGCAGCGCCAGCAGCCAGATGGAGAGGGCCGTCACCAGGCCGATCGAGACCATGAAGGGCGGGCCCGTCGGCGACTCGGCGAAGGCGTGGACGGAGGCCATGACCCCGCTTCGCGTCAGGAAGGTGCCCACCAGCACCGTGATGAAGACGGCCAGGGCCAGGACGGCGTTCCACCGGCGAAGCGTGCCGTGACGCTCCTGGGCCAGGCCCGAGTGCACCAGGGCCGTGGCCAGCAGCCAGGGCACGAGGCTGGCGTTTTCGACCGGATCCCACGCCCAGTAGCCGCCCCACCCCAGTTCCTTGTACGCCCACTCGCCGCCCAGGACGATGCCCAGCCCCAGGAAGAGCCAGGCGCCCAGCGCCCAGCGGCGGGCGATCCGCATCCAGGCGTCGCCGGTCTCGTCCACCGCCAGGGCGCCCAGGGCGAAGGCGAAGGGCACGGTCATGCCGATGTAGCCCAGATAGAGGGCGATGGGGTGCAGCAGCATCGACGGCGACTGCAGCAGCGGGTTGAGCCCGGCGCCGTCGGCAGGCGGCTGCGGCAGCAGCCGAAACGGCGACTCCACGCCGGCCACCAGGGCGGCGAAGAAGGTGGCCATCGCCGCCAAGGCCGCCGTCGCCGCCGGCCACAGCCGGGGAGCCTCGGGATCGGGCCGCCCGGTCACTACCAGCGCTGCCACGCCCAGCTGCAGCCACAGCCACAGGAGCAAGGAGCCCTCCTGGCCTCCCCACCAGGCCCCCAGCTTGTAGAGGACGGGCACGGCCCGCGCCGAGCGGCTCGCCACGTAGGCGACCCGGAAGTCGTCGGTCAGCAGGGCCACCACCAGCACCGCGGAGGCGACGGTGGCGAATCCGAAGGCGGCCACCACCAGCGCCCGACCTGCTCGCAGCCACGGCGGACGGCGCCGGACCAGGCCCGCCGCCGACAGGATGGCCGCCGCCGCCGATGCCGCCAGTGTGAGCCAGAGCATGCCCTGGCCGATCACCGCGGGATGCACCGCGCTATCCCCCCGTCCTTCCCATGCGCCGGTAAGCCCAAAAGCCGCCCAGCACCAGAGCTGCCAGCGGGGCGCCCCACAGCAGGACGTACGCCCCCGTGGCGGGCGGGCGGGCCAGGATCCAGGTGCCGTACAGCTGGACGTAGTGGTCGATGATCTGGCTCTCGTCCTTGCCCTCCTCGAGCATCTGGCGGATCTCGGCCCGCATCTGGGCGGCCACCGTGCTGGAGGACTCGGCGACCGACTGGCCGTTGCAGACGGGACAGCTCAGCTCCCTGGCCAGGGCCCAGGCCCGGGCCTCCAGGCCCTGGTCCTGCGGGATGCCGGTCAGGGCAGAGGCGATGCCGGCCGCTGATGCGACCGCGACGACCAGCACGATGCCCCAGACCCAGGGGTCCTGTCCCGTCCGGCGACGTCGGGCTACGGCCA
This genomic interval from Limnochorda sp. LNt contains the following:
- the sufB gene encoding Fe-S cluster assembly protein SufB, giving the protein MARQGLQLDTEYRYGFADPEQYVFRSRKGLSREVVEEISAIKGEPDWMRQFRLKALEIFERKPLPTWGGDLSHLRFEDIYYYIRPTDRKGQSWDEVPETIKRTFDRLGIPEAERKFLAGVTAQYESEVVYHSIRQELERQGVIFVDTDTAVRQYPDLVREYFGTVVPAADNKFAALNSAVWSGGSFIYVPEGVRVEIPLQAYFRINARNMGQFERTLIIAEPGSFVHYVEGCTAPQYTTDSLHAAVVEIVVKPGARVRYTTIQNWSHNVYNLVTKRAAVHGDATMEWIDGNLGSKLTMKYPSVYLMDKGARGEVLSIALAGPHQHQDAGAKAVHLAPYTTSTITNKSICKDGGRTTYRGLVHIAPDAYKSKSKVNCDALIFDDRSKTDTIPYIEVLNSDVQMEHEATVSKVSEEQLFYLMSRGIPEQQATAMIVMGFIEPFARQLPMEYAVELNRLIEMEMEGSVG
- a CDS encoding non-heme iron oxygenase ferredoxin subunit is translated as MEEGLTFVLPVSELPPGSRRRVRVGGRTLALWHTPQGIYATDDTCTHERASLSEGDFEPEAGVVACPEHGARFDVRSGKALTLPAYKPLRTYPVEVHDGRIAVRLEG
- the murB gene encoding UDP-N-acetylmuramate dehydrogenase, which gives rise to MGSTRAPSVTAGWVALLRERLKGAVLVDEPMSAHTAFRVGGPADVLVIPEGRDDLRWALEVCATHGIPFTVIGRGSNLLVSDDGIEGVVIKISRGLSRVRWEGTSLEAEAGAPLPAVAWQAASRGLSGLEFGVMIPGSVGGAVVMNAGAHHHAISAVVRQVECLAATGEMTTLDREALGFDYRTSVLQARPELVVVSARLELAPRPPEAIMVQMQAYLEARRRTQPLGEPGAGSIFRNPPGDYAGRLIEQAGLKGWRRGDVEISPVHANFIVNKGHARCREVLEAIRMVRQAVQARFGVLLQLEVKVIGRFASDPLA
- a CDS encoding heme lyase CcmF/NrfE family subunit codes for the protein MHPAVIGQGMLWLTLAASAAAAILSAAGLVRRRPPWLRAGRALVVAAFGFATVASAVLVVALLTDDFRVAYVASRSARAVPVLYKLGAWWGGQEGSLLLWLWLQLGVAALVVTGRPDPEAPRLWPAATAALAAMATFFAALVAGVESPFRLLPQPPADGAGLNPLLQSPSMLLHPIALYLGYIGMTVPFAFALGALAVDETGDAWMRIARRWALGAWLFLGLGIVLGGEWAYKELGWGGYWAWDPVENASLVPWLLATALVHSGLAQERHGTLRRWNAVLALAVFITVLVGTFLTRSGVMASVHAFAESPTGPPFMVSIGLVTALSIWLLALRWDRLQDRQPIASLASREGAFVAGNIVLSSLAFAVLFGTVVPILSRLFGPGITLQAPYFERVSAPLWVLMLLLMAVGLVLPWRPQVNGARRTATWIRRLLPVGVGVLLFVALLAVGGLRRPTLLTGFAAAFVAGAVALAELVRWVRGRRGRGLAGRDGARSRLGGLLAHAGVAMVAVAVLASTAFQARTSLSLAVGQVGHLGGYTVRYEGLASRRVPGATEVYARVGLFRGDRPIASLEPARRLYDDNMAQFGTTTEVAVYRHVEGDVYVALAGWEEGGSRAAFELYVNPLVNWIWVGSILMLAGTALAVGSRAEARLVERRAEARLLEEVGRLRLPATPGGR
- a CDS encoding cytochrome c-type biogenesis protein, whose product is MAVARRRRTGQDPWVWGIVLVVAVASAAGIASALTGIPQDQGLEARAWALARELSCPVCNGQSVAESSSTVAAQMRAEIRQMLEEGKDESQIIDHYVQLYGTWILARPPATGAYVLLWGAPLAALVLGGFWAYRRMGRTGG